The Bdellovibrio bacteriovorus DNA segment TTAATTCTGGATGAGCCGACGAATGATTTAGATGTCGGTACATTGACGGTGTTAGAAGACTCGCTGAAGGATTTTAACGGCGCTGTCATTTTAGTGACGCATGATCGTTACTTCATGGATCAGGTGGCTTCAACCATCCTTGCCTTTCATAAAAAGCCTGACGGAACGACCAGCTTAGAAAATTTCGCCGGTTATTTGCAATGGGAAGAGTGGTACGAGGAACAAAAAGAGCTGGAGGCTTTAGAACAAAAGAAAGCCAAAGCCGAAGCTGAAACTAAGGCGGCCGCGAAACCGGGAAAGCTGTCTTTCAAAGAAAAGTTCGAGCTTGAAAACATGGAGGCCACGATTCTGGGTTTGGAAGAAAAGCTCAGTGGGCTGCAAATTGAATCTGGGAAACCTGAAGTCGTCAGTCAAGCGTCGAAGGTTCAGGAGCTTTACGTTGAGATTTCAAAGGTTCAAGCTGAGCTGGAAAAGCTCTACGCTCGATGGGCGGAGCTTGAAAAGAAAAGTGCCGGTGGATAAAAAAAGGGAGCTTCAAAGCTCCCTTTTTAATTTCTTATTTGATTTTGTTTAAGACAAATTCGCCTTCAAAACCGTTTACATTGGAAACCCAAGTTCCCTTATAAGTGTCGCCATCAAGGACACCGTCAATCGTCGCTTTATAAGGCGAAGAAGGGAACAAACGAGGAATGCCCGTCAATACCAGGCTAGGTGGAGTTGTTTCACCACGGTACAGGCCTGTGAGCGTCAATGTTGCCGTGTTTTTCGGATCGTCAGAGCGAGTCAGCTCGCCGATGATTTTCGGAACGATACCTTCTTTAACCACTTGCAAACGGATCTGGAATTGGAAAGCGGCTTTGCCATCCTTCACGTTGTTGCCAACATAAGTTCCAGCAAAAGATTCATACTGACGACGAAGTCTTTCATAGAACTCATTTTCCTCGGTGTTACCTGGAGCTGAAGATTGATTTGAAGCCAGTGTCAAATCAAGGACGCCGATTACGCCTGAAACAGATTTCACTTCGCCGACGATTTTTTGACCAACTACTTTTGCATTGATCGTGTGAACATCGTCGATACCAGGGCTTGCAGCTTCATTTCTCAGAATCAGTTCTGAAGTTTCCGGGATGAAACGAGCTTTCATGTTTACCAATTGCAGCTTGTTGCTGTTGAACTGGAATTTGCCACGCAAAACAATGCGGTAGCGTTCTTCACCGTTGGCATTTGTGCCGGACTCATCTTCCAAAGTGAAAAGGCGAAGTTCAACGTCCTGCTGAGTTGCCGTTGTTGTTAGTTTGCCGGTATAGAAACCCGTCACACGGTTGTACGTGTTTAATTGCTTCTGTCTGTCAGAAACTTCTGTGGCATTGTTGTTTGGATTGTCTTTGTTAAAAGCACAACCTACCACTCCTAGAAGCGCTGTTGCTAGGATCAGTTTTTTCAACATAATTCCCCCAAGTATTTACTTCCCCGAAGCCGTTTCGTCAGGGATGAGTTCGTCTCTGGCGGCGGCCCATTCGTTCAAGGCGATCGCGTAATCACCCAAAGAACGGAAGTACTGCACTTCAGAATCGAAGTAATTGTTCATAGCTGTAATTAAAATTTGAATATCGGTACGACCTTGATTGTAAGAGCGGTTCAGCTCTTGTGATGCACGCTCGCGGAATTCACGTTGTTTTTTCGTGCTGATCGCGATCGCATAAGCCGCATGTACCTTACGTTCCGCTTGGAACTCAAGATCTTGCGCTTCAAGAAGTGCACGGTGTAAACGCGTCTCTTCAAGATCTTTTGTCATCTTACGATTGATAACTGTTTCATTTTGTAAATCAGATCCGAAGTAGTAACGGAAACGAAGTCCCATGTAGTATTTGGGTTGAGTTCCGGAAACCACTTCTGAATAAGAGTCTCCCGCGTCTTCATCCACGCCGGTTGTGTAAACGCGACCTACGAAATCCAAATCCGGGTAAGACAAAGATTCTGCGGCTACTAAAGATTCTTTAGCAGCATCGACTCTGAGTTTTTGTGCGCGGATCAAGCGAAGTTCTTCGACTTTCTTTTCAACAAGCTTTGGAACTGCGGGGATGTCGTTTGGAATTTCAAACTTCACATTCGTGCCGGGGTCCAAATTCAGAAGCGTCAAAAGATTTTCAACGGCGTTCAGATAATCGCGAGACGTTGTTTTTACACGTTGTTCACGCGTTTCGAATTCGGCTTGCACTTGCGGTAAGTCCCCGGGGTTGGAATAACCCAAAGATGTTTTTCTTTTTACCGCATCAACCAACTTCTTATAACGATCGCGAGAATTCACTGCTTCTTTGAAGCTTTCTTGCGCAACATAAGAGTTCCAGAATTGGCGAATGGCCTCAAGAACCACGTCTTCCAATTCATTAGCGCGAGCCACGGTTTGAGCTTCGTAAGTTAATTCCGCCGCATTCACTGTGCCACGGTCCGCAACCCCGAAGAAGTTTCCAAGAAGGGCTTGCTCAAGAATAAGTCCCGCGCTGTCTAAAGTTTGTTGTGCGGGTGGAGGATTGGAGGCAAAACCTTCTGTATCCACTTTTTGTGAAAGACGGCTTAGCTCCACACCTAAAAGAGTTCCTGAGGTGAAGTTCTTTTGTACACTCGCTGTTGTTTTATAGCGTTCATACTTAGAGTTCACGGGATCTGAAGTTTGCAGAAGGCCGACAGATTTATCGTATTCAAAACCACTTTCAATCGCCAAGTTCCAGTCATACGCTGAAAGCGCTTGAACCGGCGTTAAACGCAGAGTTTGGTAGCGAAGATTTACTTCTTTCGTCTTCGGTCCTTGCTTCAAAACAAGTTCCGCCACCGATTTTTGAGATAAAGTGATTTCCTTAGGAGCTTGGGCATAAGCTCCTTGCATTGCCGTCGTACTGAGAAGTGCAAGAAATGTTTTTACCATGTGACTTTTGTTCCTAACTCAAAGTTGTCGCGTTGAAGCGCGATTTCATTGCTGCCTTTAAGACTTTTTTGAGAATACTCTGTAAACACGGACCATTTTTTTGAAAGCGCCACATCCAGTCCGTAACCCCAAGACTCAAAGCTTGCCTGCTTCGAGAAAGCCGCAAAATCGTTAGAGCTTGATTGAGTGTAGATCACAGTTCCAAATTGCGGAGACACCGTCAAAGACAACCAGTCAAAGCGATCCCAAGACATGGCAACCACAGGGCCACCGCTGAAAACTGTTGTGTTTAAACGAGCGTCGTTGATTTCGTAACCTGATTCCAACTTCACATCCGTTTCTTGAGAAGTGAATCCTGCTTTTGCACGAACACCGAATTTCCAAAGAAGAGCTTTTGTTTGTAACGGCGTGCTGATCACACCCAACTCAAGACCGGGCATGAAGGTTTGACTGTTGTTACCCAAATTGAAAACGCCCGAACCTTCTTTAGAGACGGTGCCTTCTGCTTGGAAAGCTTGACCCGTGAAAGCCGCGAAGTAAGACCAGGAACGAGTCACAACTTCAGGGCGTGGATCTTTCAGTGTTAACATTCCTGAAACTTGAGCGTCGCTGGCAGAAACTTGTTTTTTACTTTCCGATTGAGATTCGGCGATAGCTTTTTCACGCATCGTCAGTTCTGGAGCAGCAGGAACTTGCGCTTTAGATTTGCCTTGAGCCGCACAAATGCTTGCGGAAAGTGAAAGAGCTAAAAGAAGCGATAGTTTCATAATCCCACCCCTGAAAAACCAACTGGCCTTAGAATTAAATGCGGCGTCAGGAATAGCCCTCCATAGTGGCGGTGTCAACACTTCGATTAGCCTCCTAAGGGGACCAAATTTTTATTTGATTTCAATGCCTTGCAGGGGCGTGCCATTGCTAATTTCGTAATGACTATTTTACAGGATTTACCTAGATTTCTTTCTATGAGGGGTCCGAATGAAACTTTCTGATATTTCGATTAAAAATCCCGTTTTTGCTTGGATGTTAATGTTTGGTCTGATGATGTTCGGACTGATCTCGTTCTCAAGAATGGGCGTGAGTCAAATGCCTGACGTCGATTTCCCGACAGTGAACGTCAGTGTTACATTGGACGGTGCAGCACCTGAGGTCATGGAGACACAAGTCGTGGATCCCATCGAAAGTGCCCTCATGACAGTTGAAGGCATTCAATCGATCAAATCCAGCAGTAAAACGGGAAATGCGTCGATCACCGTCGAATTTGATCTTGATCGCAATATCGACGTGGCTTTGCAAGATGTGCAAGCGAAGGTCGCAGCGACGCAGCGTCTTTTGCCGGATGATGTGGATCCTCCAACACTTTCAAAAACGAATCCGGATGATCAACCGATTTTATGGTTGGCTCTGACTTACGATAAAAACGATCCTGAATTTTTGATGAGTTATGCCCGCGATTACCTGCGCGATCGTTTTACAACAGTTGAAGGTGTCGGTGATATTTTCCTAGGTGGTTATACAGATCCGGTGATGCGCGTGCATGTGCGCCCGAAAGATCTTCTTCGCTACAATATTTCTGTCAATGACGTGATGGATGCGGTTCGCAATGAGCACTCGGAACTTCCAGGCGGCTATATTGAGACCGACAAAAAAACTTTCAATGTCCGTACGATGGGTGAGGCAAAAACCGAAGAAGAATTCCGCTCTATCGTGATCAGTCGTCGTGCCGGAGTGACGGTGGCTGATCCAACGAACATGGTGAAAATCAATCAGGTCGCTGATGCCAGCATGGGGCTTGATAAAATCACCAGAATGTCGCGCTTCAACGGTCAACCTGCATTGGGTGTGGGTATTCGTAAACAACGTGGCACCAATGCCGTGGCCGTTGCCAGTGCCGTGAAAGAAAAGATTGAAGAGATTCAGCCGCAGCTTCCTGAAGGTATGAAAATCCACGTCAACTTTGACAGTACTAAGTTCATTGAACAATCCGTGCATGAATTGAATAAGCACTTGATGTTAGCGGTCGTGCTGACATCTTTGGTGTGTTGGCTTTTCTTAGGCAGTTGGTCTGCGACTTTCAACGTTCTTCTTTCGATTCCAACGTCACTTTTAGGTGCGTTTATTGGTTTGTATTTCCTTGGGTACACGCTAAATACGTTCACTCTATTAGGTCTTACACTTGCGATTGGTATCGTCGTCGATGACGCGATCATGGTTCTAGAGAATATCTTCCGGTATAATGAAAATGGACGGGGACGTATCGAATCGGCAATTCTCGGCGCCCGCGAAATTTCGTTTGCGGCGATGGCCGCGACGGCAGCGGTTATTGCGATCTTCCTTCCAGTGGCTTTCATGAAAGGTATTATCGGAAAGTTCTTCATGCAGTTCGGGGTGACGATCTCGATCGCGGTTTTCCTTTCTTTGGTTGAATCATTAACGATCACGCCAATGCGTTGTGCAGGCTTTGTTCACCATGGTGAAAGAACGACAAAGATCGGTCGTGCTTTCGAAGCCTTTATGGAGGGATTGAAGGTTTCTTACGACAAGTGGTTGCGCATCTGCCTTCAACATCGTTGGAAGGTTCTAGTGGGATCTTTGGTGTTCGTGGCGGTGTCGTTTGTTTCGATCAAGTTCTTAAATAAAGAAATGTCACCAGCCCAAGATCA contains these protein-coding regions:
- a CDS encoding efflux RND transporter permease subunit, which encodes MKLSDISIKNPVFAWMLMFGLMMFGLISFSRMGVSQMPDVDFPTVNVSVTLDGAAPEVMETQVVDPIESALMTVEGIQSIKSSSKTGNASITVEFDLDRNIDVALQDVQAKVAATQRLLPDDVDPPTLSKTNPDDQPILWLALTYDKNDPEFLMSYARDYLRDRFTTVEGVGDIFLGGYTDPVMRVHVRPKDLLRYNISVNDVMDAVRNEHSELPGGYIETDKKTFNVRTMGEAKTEEEFRSIVISRRAGVTVADPTNMVKINQVADASMGLDKITRMSRFNGQPALGVGIRKQRGTNAVAVASAVKEKIEEIQPQLPEGMKIHVNFDSTKFIEQSVHELNKHLMLAVVLTSLVCWLFLGSWSATFNVLLSIPTSLLGAFIGLYFLGYTLNTFTLLGLTLAIGIVVDDAIMVLENIFRYNENGRGRIESAILGAREISFAAMAATAAVIAIFLPVAFMKGIIGKFFMQFGVTISIAVFLSLVESLTITPMRCAGFVHHGERTTKIGRAFEAFMEGLKVSYDKWLRICLQHRWKVLVGSLVFVAVSFVSIKFLNKEMSPAQDQSIFIARLVLPVGTSLAYTNAQTLKAEQWLMARPEVEKVYAAIGGFGGGISDANTTMMFVTLKEKPQRGKDPASGKVLSQQEFMQIARKELAKIPDVRPVLMDLSQQGFSGGRGYPIEFTLLGSDWDKLAKYTEQMMKEMENSGLMVDVDSNYLLGMPEIQVQPDRVAAAQHGVSINSIGSTVNALIGGVKVGEYPQGGHRYDIKVKLLDQGKPMDEIKTLFVGNSRGNLIPLPRVTKEVEGSSLQSISRSNRQRAITITANMKPGVSQQAAMNFVEATAKKMLEPGYMIDQGGSSKTFKESFESLIFALVLGLIIAYMVLASQFNSFIDPVTILMALPFSFSGAFFALLITGQSLNMFSMIGLLLLMGIVKKNSILLIEFTNTVRDRGTSEANAALIEACPIRLRPILMTSIATIAAAIPSATATGAGSETMRPMAICLIGGVFVSTALTLFVVPVVYSLMDKFKTRDEVREKTKQAFAAVGNEALDA
- a CDS encoding TolC family protein, whose translation is MVKTFLALLSTTAMQGAYAQAPKEITLSQKSVAELVLKQGPKTKEVNLRYQTLRLTPVQALSAYDWNLAIESGFEYDKSVGLLQTSDPVNSKYERYKTTASVQKNFTSGTLLGVELSRLSQKVDTEGFASNPPPAQQTLDSAGLILEQALLGNFFGVADRGTVNAAELTYEAQTVARANELEDVVLEAIRQFWNSYVAQESFKEAVNSRDRYKKLVDAVKRKTSLGYSNPGDLPQVQAEFETREQRVKTTSRDYLNAVENLLTLLNLDPGTNVKFEIPNDIPAVPKLVEKKVEELRLIRAQKLRVDAAKESLVAAESLSYPDLDFVGRVYTTGVDEDAGDSYSEVVSGTQPKYYMGLRFRYYFGSDLQNETVINRKMTKDLEETRLHRALLEAQDLEFQAERKVHAAYAIAISTKKQREFRERASQELNRSYNQGRTDIQILITAMNNYFDSEVQYFRSLGDYAIALNEWAAARDELIPDETASGK